The following proteins are encoded in a genomic region of Magnolia sinica isolate HGM2019 chromosome 1, MsV1, whole genome shotgun sequence:
- the LOC131250744 gene encoding glutathione S-transferase F9-like, translating to MVVKVYGPAYASATRRVFAALIEKGIEFEIVPVDLLKGEHKNPDFLKLQPFGVVPVIQDGDFTLYESRAIIRYYAEKYAAQGTDLLGKTVEERAVVEQWLEVEGQNYYPPIYTLVLQILYFPKMGIPIDEKVIQENEEKLGKVLDIYEERLSKRNYLAGDFYSLADLTHLPFTHYLVNDIGKDYMIRDRKHVNAWWEDISNRSAWKKVLQL from the exons atggtagtAAAGGTGTATGGCCCGGCTTATGCTTCGGCGACGAGGAGAGTGTTTGCAGCTCTGATTGAGAAAGGGATTGAATTCGAGATCGTCCCCGTTGATTTGCTCAAAGGAGAACACAAAAACCCAGATTTCCTCAAATTACAA CCGTTCGGTGTGGTTCCCGTTATACAAGACGGAGATTTTACTCTCTACG AATCACGGGCAATCATCCGCTACTATGCAGAGAAATATGCAGCGCAGGGGACTGATCTACTAGGGAAGACTGTAGAGGAAAGGGCTGTTGTAGAACAATGGTTGGAAGTAGAAGGGCAGAACTACTACCCACCCATTTACACTCTAGTACTACAGATCTTATATTTCCCCAAGATGGGTATTCCTATAGATGAGAAGGTCATTCAAGAGAATGAGGAGAAGCTAGGAAAGGTGTTGGATATCTACGAGGAGAGGCTGTCAAAGAGAAACTACTTGGCTGGAGATTTCTATAGCCTTGCTGATCTGACCCACCTTCCTTTTACACACTATCTTGTGAATGATATTGGAAAGGATTATATGATACGCGACAGGAAACATGTGAATGCATGGTGGGAAGATATCTCCAACCGGTCAGCATGGAAGAAGGTCCTGCAACTGTAG